The following are encoded in a window of Flavobacterium cupriresistens genomic DNA:
- a CDS encoding bestrophin family protein, translated as MLLNKRISLLYFVNEIRSQILLIVVFAVSIGLLDMHPIFQQVSLPLSIPALVGTAVSLLLAFRTAQSYERWWEARTVWGAIVNDSRTLIRQIIQFTSKENKEIVEVFTERQIIWLYALGESLRKQQFSSRVQTYLTTFQIKAANIPNALLDEHSLNIAEMASRGLISEFKQVQLNETLARLCDSMGKCERLKNTVFPKSYSVLVHILIYVFAAILPFGLEDSQLVAEVLITILIPVLFISIEKTAIIMQDPFENTPVDTPMTSLAKTIEINLLEMTGAVNIPVKEKNELYYEM; from the coding sequence ATGTTATTAAATAAAAGAATATCACTTTTGTATTTTGTCAATGAGATAAGATCGCAGATTTTACTGATCGTAGTATTTGCGGTATCAATTGGACTGCTCGATATGCATCCCATATTTCAACAGGTATCTCTGCCGTTAAGTATTCCCGCATTAGTGGGTACTGCGGTTTCTCTTCTTCTTGCTTTTCGGACAGCACAGTCGTACGAAAGATGGTGGGAAGCCCGAACCGTTTGGGGAGCTATAGTAAATGATTCCAGGACTTTAATCCGACAGATAATCCAATTTACCTCAAAGGAAAATAAAGAGATTGTTGAAGTTTTTACAGAAAGACAGATCATCTGGCTTTATGCATTGGGAGAGTCATTACGCAAGCAGCAGTTCTCATCCAGGGTACAGACTTACCTTACTACCTTTCAGATCAAAGCAGCTAATATACCAAATGCTTTGTTGGATGAGCACTCTTTGAACATTGCAGAAATGGCATCACGAGGCTTAATTTCAGAATTTAAACAGGTGCAGTTAAATGAAACATTAGCCAGGCTTTGCGATAGTATGGGCAAATGTGAGCGTTTAAAAAATACCGTCTTTCCAAAATCATACAGTGTATTGGTTCATATCTTGATCTATGTATTTGCAGCGATACTTCCCTTTGGTCTCGAAGACTCACAGTTGGTTGCAGAGGTTCTTATAACGATATTAATTCCTGTTTTGTTTATTTCGATAGAAAAAACAGCTATCATAATGCAGGATCCTTTTGAAAATACACCTGTTGACACACCAATGACTTCGCTTGCAAAAACAATAGAGATCAATCTGCTCGAAATGACAGGGGCAGTAAATATACCTGTAAAGGAAAAAAATGAGCTGTATTACGAGATGTAA
- a CDS encoding TolC family protein, giving the protein MNKRIALTILFLTFSAFVSGQDISWTLTKCMEVALQNNIDIKIRQLEVKRVEKLQNSVLNRMLPGITLHGEEVYNFGSTIDPSTNGRVSSNIQQDNFYLNARSNLIDFSHFTNAKKDKINIELARVEKEVLENEYKLQLLESYYQALYTQELLKIQNEELVQSLFNLNRVTKEVAIGNKPQSDLYDMQLSYSEDENRNLQTEQLYLIKKKELFQLMNVFDFDVDKINLETSREENSLNISEEKYNPKIKFSLLNYQNSMKSINLEKASKLPVLSAYYGYSTFFYKNINQTTSNDFFVQLSDNKNQEVGMQLAIPIFNGFRSNKRISAAKIESEKAKLAMERAKQELDKELDLEEQKKTNYLKLQQKLNEKQMFAEASFGTTQAKFTNGKIEAILYATVKNQFLVTKYEVLKNDLQLQYIDLKINLLKNNSL; this is encoded by the coding sequence ATGAATAAAAGGATCGCTCTTACCATTCTCTTTTTAACATTTTCTGCTTTTGTAAGCGGCCAAGATATTTCTTGGACGCTTACAAAATGTATGGAAGTAGCTTTGCAAAATAACATAGATATCAAAATTAGGCAGCTTGAGGTTAAAAGAGTAGAAAAATTACAGAACTCTGTATTAAATCGGATGTTACCCGGTATTACTTTACATGGAGAGGAAGTATATAATTTTGGATCAACGATAGATCCTTCTACGAATGGTAGGGTAAGTTCTAATATCCAACAAGATAATTTTTACCTGAATGCAAGATCAAATTTAATTGATTTTAGCCACTTTACTAATGCTAAAAAAGACAAGATAAATATTGAATTGGCTCGTGTCGAAAAAGAAGTTTTAGAAAATGAATATAAGCTACAACTTTTAGAAAGTTACTATCAAGCTCTTTATACGCAAGAGTTATTAAAAATTCAGAATGAAGAACTTGTCCAATCTTTATTTAACTTAAATAGAGTTACAAAGGAAGTTGCTATTGGCAATAAGCCGCAAAGTGATTTGTATGACATGCAATTAAGTTATTCAGAAGATGAAAATCGGAATTTACAAACAGAGCAATTATATCTAATTAAAAAAAAGGAGTTGTTTCAATTAATGAATGTCTTTGATTTTGATGTGGATAAAATTAATTTAGAAACATCCAGAGAAGAAAATTCGCTTAATATTTCCGAAGAAAAGTATAATCCTAAAATAAAATTTTCGCTGCTAAATTATCAAAATAGCATGAAGTCAATAAATTTAGAAAAGGCAAGTAAATTACCTGTGTTATCGGCTTATTACGGGTATTCTACTTTTTTTTATAAAAATATTAATCAAACTACTTCAAATGATTTTTTTGTTCAATTATCAGATAATAAAAATCAGGAAGTAGGTATGCAGTTAGCTATTCCGATTTTTAATGGATTTAGAAGTAATAAAAGAATAAGTGCGGCTAAGATAGAAAGTGAAAAGGCAAAACTTGCAATGGAAAGAGCGAAACAAGAATTGGATAAAGAACTTGATTTAGAGGAACAAAAGAAAACAAACTATTTAAAGCTTCAGCAAAAATTGAATGAAAAACAGATGTTTGCAGAAGCTTCTTTCGGTACTACTCAGGCAAAATTCACTAATGGAAAAATAGAAGCTATTTTATATGCTACAGTAAAAAATCAATTTCTCGTAACAAAATATGAAGTTTTAAAAAATGATCTTCAATTACAATATATAGACCTTAAAATAAATTTATTGAAAAATAATAGTTTGTAA
- a CDS encoding ABC transporter permease, giving the protein MIKNWTKIFFFHIKKDKLFSALNVLGLSIGIAGVIFALLYWNDEQNYNDWNSEKDNVYQVLVKLGDMPFVGDNSLRLKSHLEKDSNVEKIVFADRWYQKDKIIYKGKKESVDKIINTEKDFFSLFPFTIIQGNTISALKDDTSVAISDDLSKKLFGNENPIGKQFSLSNSMVSVRAVYHIPGNSSLAPEIVMSRMKDLMSLDKNSGLFVLKILLKIKDPSKVDDTRKMLEKAYFDEILVRTAKEAGFTLEEITKKAGRFTVVMEPLSGARLHSITDGYPEGRGNYQFLLIMVGLSVLILVLSIFNYVNMATANAVKRAKEVGVRKILGASKSNIRVQFICETICITLFSILLASVVVELTLPYYNNFLGKDLRFIGEQFYLQLVVIFIITVLFAGLFPAIYVSNFETLKVLKGNFGRSKNGVWLRNGMLIFQFAVAAFFIIGSNIVYEQVKYLNNKDLGFKGDQVIAVSLNFPDAAYQVEKVGQNIYNKYSTIKQELYKIKGVESISTGLFSFDGSDNSLDPILYQDVLFREKYIGMDFGMLDMMKIKMVKGRGLNEKLASDTINSILLNESAVKLMNMKDPIGQEVVIRGRKLKVVGIVKDFNLLSPESKVPPMTFFHVKSLDMAANINQVYIKIKADDMGNTIAAIEKFWGTHVDREYPFKYDFVDKQYARTYEAYVKQKNLFSLLNVVVILVALFGLFALASYSIERRMKEIAIRKTLGAETNELLKELSKQYVVFCIIGFLTALFPVYYFLNKWLENFAFRVDITLFPFLLGFVVLLILTLIIVLSRAYQATKSDVLKYLKYE; this is encoded by the coding sequence ATGATTAAAAATTGGACTAAAATATTTTTTTTCCACATCAAAAAAGATAAATTATTTTCTGCTCTAAATGTTTTGGGTTTGTCAATTGGAATTGCAGGTGTAATTTTTGCTTTACTGTACTGGAACGATGAACAGAATTACAACGACTGGAATTCTGAAAAGGATAATGTTTATCAGGTGTTAGTTAAATTGGGAGATATGCCTTTTGTTGGAGATAATTCCTTGCGATTAAAAAGTCATTTAGAAAAAGATTCAAATGTTGAAAAAATTGTTTTTGCTGATCGCTGGTATCAAAAGGACAAAATTATTTATAAAGGAAAAAAGGAATCAGTAGATAAAATTATCAATACTGAAAAAGATTTCTTTTCTCTTTTCCCGTTTACAATTATTCAAGGAAATACGATTTCTGCATTAAAAGATGATACAAGCGTTGCAATATCGGACGACCTTTCCAAAAAACTCTTTGGCAACGAGAATCCAATTGGAAAGCAGTTTTCTCTCTCTAATTCAATGGTGTCTGTGCGAGCTGTATACCATATACCCGGGAATTCGTCATTGGCTCCGGAAATTGTAATGAGCAGAATGAAAGATTTGATGTCTTTAGATAAAAATTCAGGTCTTTTTGTTTTAAAAATTCTTTTGAAAATTAAGGACCCTTCGAAAGTTGATGATACCAGAAAAATGCTGGAGAAGGCTTATTTTGATGAAATTCTTGTTAGAACTGCTAAAGAAGCTGGCTTTACACTTGAAGAGATTACTAAAAAAGCGGGTCGTTTTACAGTCGTAATGGAACCACTTTCAGGAGCAAGATTACATTCTATTACTGATGGATATCCAGAGGGTAGAGGAAATTATCAGTTCTTGCTAATTATGGTAGGCTTATCCGTTTTAATTCTTGTACTGTCTATTTTTAATTATGTTAATATGGCTACTGCCAATGCAGTAAAACGTGCTAAAGAAGTTGGTGTGCGTAAAATCCTGGGTGCGTCAAAAAGTAATATTAGAGTACAGTTTATTTGTGAGACCATATGCATTACTTTATTTTCAATCTTGTTAGCTTCAGTAGTTGTTGAATTAACGCTACCGTATTATAATAATTTTTTAGGCAAAGATCTCAGGTTTATTGGAGAGCAATTCTATTTGCAATTAGTTGTAATATTTATCATAACAGTTTTATTTGCAGGACTTTTTCCGGCGATTTACGTTTCTAATTTTGAAACGCTTAAGGTTCTGAAGGGGAATTTTGGCAGGAGTAAAAATGGAGTTTGGTTAAGAAACGGGATGTTAATTTTCCAGTTTGCTGTTGCCGCATTTTTCATTATTGGATCAAATATTGTCTATGAACAAGTAAAGTATTTAAACAACAAGGATTTAGGCTTTAAAGGGGATCAGGTAATAGCGGTATCATTAAATTTTCCCGATGCAGCATATCAGGTCGAAAAGGTTGGGCAAAATATTTACAATAAATATTCGACTATAAAACAAGAGTTATATAAAATTAAAGGTGTAGAAAGTATTTCTACAGGTTTGTTTTCTTTTGATGGAAGTGATAATTCTTTAGATCCAATTTTGTATCAGGATGTACTTTTTAGAGAAAAATATATCGGGATGGATTTTGGGATGCTTGACATGATGAAAATTAAAATGGTCAAAGGAAGAGGACTCAATGAAAAATTAGCTTCAGATACTATTAATTCTATTCTGTTGAATGAATCTGCTGTTAAATTAATGAATATGAAAGATCCCATAGGACAGGAAGTTGTAATAAGGGGTCGGAAGTTGAAAGTTGTAGGAATTGTGAAGGACTTTAATTTGTTGAGCCCTGAATCTAAAGTACCTCCGATGACTTTTTTCCATGTCAAAAGTTTGGATATGGCTGCTAATATTAACCAGGTTTATATCAAAATAAAAGCAGATGATATGGGGAATACAATTGCTGCAATTGAAAAATTCTGGGGAACTCATGTCGATAGAGAATATCCATTTAAGTATGATTTTGTAGATAAACAATATGCAAGAACCTACGAGGCCTATGTAAAACAAAAAAATCTTTTTTCATTGTTAAATGTAGTGGTCATTCTTGTTGCTCTTTTTGGACTTTTTGCTTTGGCTTCTTACTCTATAGAAAGACGAATGAAAGAGATTGCCATCAGAAAAACATTAGGTGCGGAAACCAATGAATTATTGAAAGAATTATCAAAACAATATGTTGTGTTTTGCATTATTGGATTTCTAACCGCATTGTTCCCTGTTTATTACTTTTTAAACAAATGGCTTGAAAATTTTGCATTCAGAGTGGATATCACTTTATTTCCATTTTTATTAGGGTTTGTTGTGTTGTTAATCCTTACGCTGATTATTGTATTGTCAAGGGCCTATCAAGCAACAAAAAGTGATGTTTTGAAATATTTAAAATATGAATAA
- a CDS encoding ABC transporter ATP-binding protein, translating to MIEIKNLSKVFRTEEVETKALSNITLKVNQGDFVSIMGPSGSGKSTLLNILGLLDSADSGSYQLVNKEMVGLKEKDRSKARKENIGFIFQNFNLIDELSVYDNIELPLIYNKVSAVARKRKIEVIANKLGISHRLKHFPQQLSGGQQQRVAVARALINDPLLILADEPTGNLDSKSGNEVIELLMDLHANGATIIMVTHSEHDASFSQRTILMKDGEIVLEKNNSRNFDVLVKESKN from the coding sequence ATGATTGAAATTAAGAATCTTTCAAAAGTTTTTAGAACAGAGGAAGTTGAAACAAAGGCATTAAGTAATATTACTCTAAAAGTAAATCAAGGAGATTTTGTTTCCATTATGGGGCCATCAGGAAGTGGAAAATCAACCTTATTGAATATTTTAGGATTGTTAGACAGTGCCGATAGTGGAAGTTATCAGTTGGTGAATAAAGAAATGGTTGGATTAAAAGAAAAAGACAGATCCAAAGCAAGAAAAGAAAATATTGGATTCATATTCCAAAATTTTAATTTGATTGACGAACTTTCTGTCTACGATAATATAGAACTACCACTAATTTATAATAAGGTTTCGGCGGTAGCACGAAAAAGAAAGATAGAAGTGATAGCTAATAAATTAGGAATTTCTCACCGATTAAAACATTTTCCACAGCAGCTTTCAGGAGGACAACAACAGCGTGTTGCTGTAGCAAGAGCGCTAATCAATGATCCATTACTTATTTTAGCTGACGAGCCAACGGGAAATTTGGATAGTAAAAGTGGGAATGAAGTTATAGAATTATTAATGGATTTACACGCTAATGGTGCAACAATTATAATGGTAACACATTCTGAACATGATGCGTCTTTTTCTCAGAGAACCATTTTGATGAAAGATGGTGAAATCGTATTGGAGAAAAATAACAGTAGAAATTTTGATGTATTGGTAAAAGAATCTAAAAATTAA
- a CDS encoding efflux RND transporter periplasmic adaptor subunit, translating to MDSKVVRKSSKNKYLIISFIIMLFLGYFIFISATKKRTLTIKKSEITIKTIERNSFEDFMSFQAKAVPLNSMLINIIEGGAVQEIFVENGDRVTKGQSLVRLYNPNAELAYMQQETAIIEQINNLNKAKLDLRNQELSLAKDLISIGHDYQDAEDLYDLNKKLFEEQILAKSEWVKTKENFRFQQERMNIIKQSVKKEKQANQIQIVQLNQSIAVMNKSLEVLRNNQKNFLITAPLSGRLSSFEPILGKTYTQNTSIGTIDDRKGYKLSADVDEFYLDRIAIGQKGTVDFNDKTVDVQITRVIPEVKSGRFQVELDFVSANKLDLKQGLSFGVKLNLSEKTKTNLLAKGGFYGETSGKWIFVVNGNKAERREIKLGRENPLYYEIIGGLKTGEKVITSSYKDYKQVEVLDLQE from the coding sequence ATGGACAGTAAAGTAGTACGTAAAAGTAGCAAAAATAAATATCTAATAATCTCTTTCATAATTATGTTGTTTTTGGGGTATTTCATTTTTATTTCAGCCACTAAAAAAAGAACCCTCACTATAAAAAAGAGTGAAATAACTATTAAAACAATTGAAAGGAATTCTTTCGAAGATTTCATGTCTTTTCAAGCTAAAGCGGTTCCTTTAAATTCAATGCTGATTAATATTATTGAAGGTGGTGCAGTTCAGGAAATTTTTGTTGAAAATGGCGATCGTGTAACAAAAGGACAGTCATTGGTAAGATTATATAATCCAAATGCTGAGTTGGCTTATATGCAACAAGAAACAGCAATTATTGAACAAATTAATAATTTGAATAAAGCTAAGCTTGATTTAAGAAATCAAGAATTGAGTTTAGCAAAAGATTTGATTTCAATTGGACATGATTATCAAGATGCTGAAGATTTATATGACTTGAATAAAAAGCTCTTTGAAGAACAAATACTGGCAAAAAGTGAGTGGGTGAAGACTAAAGAAAATTTTCGTTTTCAGCAAGAGCGGATGAATATTATTAAACAAAGTGTAAAGAAGGAGAAGCAGGCAAATCAAATCCAAATAGTGCAGCTTAATCAGTCCATTGCTGTTATGAATAAAAGTTTAGAGGTGCTACGAAATAACCAAAAGAACTTTTTAATTACAGCTCCTCTTTCCGGAAGATTATCTTCTTTTGAGCCAATTTTGGGTAAGACTTATACCCAGAATACAAGTATCGGGACTATCGATGACAGGAAGGGGTATAAACTTTCGGCAGACGTTGATGAATTCTATCTGGATAGAATAGCAATCGGTCAAAAAGGAACTGTGGATTTTAATGATAAGACCGTTGATGTTCAAATAACAAGAGTAATTCCCGAAGTAAAGAGCGGAAGGTTTCAAGTAGAATTAGATTTTGTGTCCGCAAATAAACTAGATTTAAAGCAAGGTTTAAGTTTCGGAGTTAAATTAAATCTTTCTGAAAAGACAAAGACCAACCTATTGGCTAAGGGAGGTTTCTATGGAGAAACCAGTGGAAAATGGATTTTTGTAGTTAATGGAAATAAAGCTGAACGAAGAGAGATCAAACTAGGTAGAGAAAACCCTTTGTACTATGAAATCATAGGTGGATTGAAAACAGGCGAAAAAGTGATCACTTCTTCCTATAAAGATTATAAACAAGTAGAAGTATTAGACCTACAAGAATAG
- a CDS encoding sigma-54-dependent transcriptional regulator, translating to MNKTNASILVIDDQEDILFASKLLLKKYFESIYTINNPANMIDILKENSINVVLLDMNYRIGFEDGKEGLRLLKEIKTISPTTVVILMTSFGKIETAVKGLKSGAFDYILKPWTNEELLDIVKQAVHKSRKGIKKTNSKKNTTDYFLSNSEVMKKAYSLADKVAKTDANVLILGENGTGKFVLSHYIHCQSERGNNPFIHVDLGSLNSNIFESELFGYAKGAFTDAKSDTAGRFEMAQTGTIFLDEIGNVPLHLQAKLLQVIQTKTVTRLGESTARPLDVRIITATNLELQQEVEDKNFREDLYYRINTMEITLPPLRDREEDKIPLAHYLLNKMLTKYNKDAITFDEKALDQIKIHAWKGNIREMENRIERAVIICENNLINSSDLDLEKITKIENTDIQLSAVEKTAIEKILAKNNNNILKTAEELGLSRAALYRRFEKYNISTK from the coding sequence ATGAACAAGACTAACGCTTCCATATTAGTTATAGATGATCAAGAAGATATTCTTTTTGCTTCAAAATTGCTATTGAAAAAATATTTTGAATCTATTTACACCATTAATAATCCGGCAAATATGATTGACATATTAAAGGAAAATAGCATTAATGTGGTCTTGCTGGATATGAATTATAGAATAGGATTTGAAGACGGAAAAGAGGGATTACGTTTATTAAAAGAAATAAAAACAATTTCACCAACTACTGTTGTTATTTTAATGACCTCTTTTGGCAAAATAGAAACAGCTGTCAAAGGTTTAAAATCTGGTGCTTTTGACTATATTTTAAAGCCATGGACGAACGAAGAATTGTTAGATATTGTGAAACAAGCTGTTCATAAGAGTCGGAAGGGAATTAAAAAAACAAATAGTAAAAAAAATACAACTGATTATTTCTTAAGTAATTCAGAGGTAATGAAAAAAGCGTATTCATTAGCTGATAAAGTAGCTAAAACGGATGCTAATGTTTTAATCCTTGGAGAGAATGGAACGGGTAAATTTGTTTTATCGCATTATATTCATTGTCAATCTGAAAGAGGAAACAATCCTTTTATTCATGTAGATCTGGGTTCATTAAATTCTAATATTTTTGAAAGTGAATTGTTTGGTTACGCAAAAGGTGCTTTTACAGACGCCAAAAGCGATACCGCCGGACGTTTTGAAATGGCCCAAACAGGGACTATTTTTTTGGATGAAATCGGAAATGTACCCCTCCATCTGCAAGCTAAACTTTTGCAGGTAATTCAAACCAAAACAGTAACAAGATTAGGTGAATCAACTGCGAGACCTCTGGATGTGCGCATTATTACTGCCACTAATTTAGAGTTGCAACAAGAGGTTGAGGATAAGAATTTTCGTGAAGATTTGTACTATCGTATTAATACAATGGAAATTACTTTGCCTCCGTTAAGAGATAGAGAGGAAGATAAAATCCCATTAGCCCATTACCTTTTAAATAAAATGCTTACTAAATACAACAAGGATGCTATAACCTTTGATGAAAAAGCCTTGGATCAAATAAAAATTCATGCTTGGAAGGGAAACATAAGAGAAATGGAAAACCGAATAGAACGTGCCGTAATTATCTGCGAAAACAATCTTATTAATTCCTCCGATTTAGATTTGGAAAAAATAACAAAAATAGAAAATACGGATATTCAACTTTCAGCAGTTGAAAAAACTGCTATTGAAAAAATATTAGCAAAAAACAATAATAACATCCTAAAAACAGCAGAGGAATTAGGTTTGTCCAGAGCAGCACTATACAGACGTTTTGAGAAATATAATATTAGTACTAAATAA
- a CDS encoding sensor histidine kinase, with amino-acid sequence MLSFVFFLLIILFLIIEICYYIKNAFLLYDKTIISILNNDFSSDFSKHKSYKNYANLFQLYETLKNKESLEISKDIIYRSILNNIDTGIIILKKEGEDWDVFLMNNYFSKHFDIPKITKWKYLKKFLPSLYQIIEKNDFKEVKIPLEISFKHQDAQLYVMQTSRSEIYDQDYFIILLNSIQNLIEKKEKQAWVNLMNVISHELLNSITPIRSISKNLQELVQQEVISTEDLEDVKNSVSTILRRSDHLQQFVESYRKLAMLPAPKKLSTELSKWIENGLKIMAVLFEKENIEVINTISFDRLISIDNQQMEQVLINLLTNCIHALAGMEKKQIIISAEIKERRTFIMISDSGRGIEKEIQKKIFLPFFTTRKEGAGIGLTLSKSIIESHGGYLTYRIINKKTTFSICLLDE; translated from the coding sequence TTGCTTTCGTTTGTATTTTTTCTACTTATAATTTTATTTCTAATTATTGAAATTTGTTATTATATAAAAAATGCATTTTTACTTTACGATAAAACAATTATTTCAATTTTAAATAATGATTTCTCATCCGATTTTTCAAAACATAAATCTTATAAAAATTATGCGAACTTATTTCAATTATATGAAACTTTAAAAAATAAAGAGAGTTTAGAAATATCAAAAGATATTATTTATCGTTCCATTTTAAACAACATAGATACAGGGATAATTATTCTAAAAAAAGAGGGAGAAGATTGGGATGTCTTTTTGATGAATAATTATTTTTCAAAGCATTTTGATATACCGAAAATAACAAAGTGGAAATATCTTAAAAAATTTCTACCCTCTCTGTACCAAATTATTGAAAAAAATGATTTTAAGGAAGTAAAAATACCACTGGAAATAAGCTTTAAGCACCAAGATGCACAGCTTTATGTAATGCAAACTTCCAGAAGCGAAATTTATGATCAGGATTATTTTATTATTTTACTGAACTCCATTCAAAATTTAATAGAAAAAAAAGAAAAACAAGCCTGGGTAAATCTTATGAATGTGATTTCTCATGAACTTTTGAATTCCATAACCCCAATAAGATCTATTTCTAAAAATCTGCAAGAATTAGTACAGCAGGAAGTCATTTCAACAGAAGATCTGGAAGATGTCAAAAATAGCGTGTCTACTATATTAAGACGAAGCGATCATTTACAACAGTTTGTCGAAAGTTATCGCAAATTAGCCATGCTCCCTGCACCCAAAAAACTAAGCACTGAATTATCGAAGTGGATTGAAAATGGTCTGAAAATTATGGCTGTCCTATTTGAAAAAGAAAATATTGAAGTTATAAATACCATTTCTTTCGACCGTCTCATATCCATTGATAATCAACAAATGGAACAGGTACTCATTAATCTTTTGACAAATTGCATTCACGCTTTGGCTGGAATGGAAAAAAAACAAATTATTATTTCCGCCGAAATCAAAGAGAGGAGAACTTTTATTATGATTAGCGACTCAGGAAGGGGTATTGAAAAAGAAATACAAAAGAAAATATTTTTACCCTTTTTTACTACTCGCAAAGAAGGAGCAGGAATTGGATTGACATTGTCAAAAAGTATTATTGAATCCCATGGTGGTTATCTTACTTACCGCATTATAAATAAGAAAACAACTTTTTCGATTTGTCTTTTAGATGAATAG